ttataatatttaaatttatattaatatatttattaaatatctaattttattttatatattattttaataatgatattttataacatttgaatttgaacataaatttaaatttatattaatataattattatatatgtagtcttatattaaataatattataataatgatattttataatatttaaatttatattaatataattgataaatatctatttttaagttagttttaaaggtatattctgttataacaaaacaaaccattaaaactaagaattttcgttatctacacactttttatatagaagagctATATAGTAGGTAACCATTTTATACTATGTACttttgtaaaatatcattttggtactatgtgtttacaataatattttgaaagtgtacatatttagtactctatattttgaaatcgtacatatttgatactctaaactcaaatttaattgataaaattttgtcaataatttaatcaaaatgctctcaattttatgatttccaaattcaaatttaattacttaattacatataaccgatgacaatttgatcatattgataaaatttaatttatcaaatctaaatttagggtaccaaatatgtatgattttaatatACAAGGTACCATATAAGTATTATTGAAAAAAGAGGGTACTAAAGTGatactttgaaaaaaaaaaatacaagttacaaaataagtaaattccctatatatttataaaattcatTTGGCTTACTAGTCTCTTTCGAGCAAAAAAAATAATACCAACCATAtcctttacaaaaaaaaaatcagaaaataaaacaaactttagGCATCCAATGAGTAAGAACttttgaagaaaagaaagagtcatccctttatatttatatatatatatatatatatatatatattaataggtATGTAGTTCCAATGGAAGACGAaagtaaatattttaattttctatACTAAAGTCTTAAAAATTTGTAGCTAACAAAATTTTTAAGGCCACTTGAGGCTAGATCAACTAGTTAGATTAGGTTGGGTATGTGAGAATGTGGAAGATCTCCATTATATAAGTATTTTTATATAGGGAGTTGCTGTGGCATTTTTTTTTTACACACGGGTGTaacttttttctatttttggtacataaatttattataatttaattattttatatgagatgtatattataattatttaggaTATACTGCAAATTATCAGTAAATTTAGAATAATTTGGGACGCGAAAATTTGATTTCAAATAGCCTTTTGCACGagtgtcttttttttttatacccgTGTAAAATAAGTTGTTTGAAACTCTATTTTCGGCatcttaaattatttaaaattttctaaaaattttgtAGGATatcctaaataactacaatatacactatcatataaaaaaaattaatttacaacTGATttatataccaaaaataaaaaaatgacacACCGGTGTGTAAAATAAATGACCATATAGTCGctcactatatatataaataaaggatAAATAGTTATTTGGTACTATGTGTTTTGTTGAAATACAAACTTAATaccctatgttttcaataatacttatTTAGTACGTTGtaatttaaaatcatacatatttagtaTTATGGACTCAAATTTGATAAATATGACTAAACTGTCATCActtatatgagtttcaaattcaaaattaattacttaattacatataactaatgaaaatttggtcatattgataaaatttgttGACTAAATTTGAGCCTAGGGTACCAAAGtatgtacaatttcaaattatatggtaccatatgagtattattaAAATCATAGGTACTAAGTTTCTATTTCAATAAAACACAAAGTATGAAATggtatttacaaaaaaaaaagatttgagactacaattttttttacttttagttgCTTTATATTTTGTGATTATAATTGAAAATTTTgtgaatataaaaatattattgtaattaaatatattattacaaaaaaaaattatcactaaaATAAGTAATCAAAATTTTTTATCATTACATATATCAATTGTGATTATAATTATATTAGTGACAAACTTATAACTAAATATTACTTCTAAGTTacaaataaatttttattgtGATTATAATTATATTAGTGACAAAACTTATAACTAAATATTACTTCTTagttacaatttttttgttttagttaTGACTAAACATGACATCTAAATTTAATCACACAAATTTCTGTAATGATTTTACTATAAATAGTCTTTTTTTAGAGAAAGAATTTGGTGTCTAATGgccaaaaataatattaataagcAAATTAGACACTGCCGCCACAGCAATTTTCTGATGATGTTGTGATGTTATATTAGGCGGCATACCAAATAATTTTCTAAtgatattcttttctttttctactTTGGAGTGATATTGAAAGGAGTTTCATCATTTCCACTCTTTCATATGGAGAGATTTTGACTTTTTTGCCTTGAGATTTTGATCCTTATTGCACTGAAAACATAAAGCTTGTGGGAGTTGATTGAAAAACTAAAAGCTATTAGCTAGTAATATAAGAGATCAACGGACTATATTAATTCTagggaaattcacaaaaataattaagattttaaaaaaatatattaaaaatacagAAAccgtaaaaaattacaaaaatatagtgacaaaatttacaaatttgtaacaatatagttttttttgtaactaaaatttacaaattcataattaaaatttataagtttgtaatcatatgttacaattttgtaaacaatatttacagactaaatagaaaattataacaGACAATTACAGAATCGTAACAAACTGTTATCcgtaatttttgtaaaatttcatatttttcaattttttttaaaatttacgaTGCTAGGTATAATATTTTCTTAATATTCTAAGCTAATAAAACAATGATGGGAATTAAATTCTTTACAAAAGTTAATAAAtttagggtttatattttttttttgacattgtgttttttctcattatttgtttggaccatgtattttgacaaattattttttggaccctatattttgtaaaatggttaaaatagaatcctaaacccgattttggtcaatgttctctcaactaaaatcacaaataatttaccaaactaacaattcagaacaaaaataaaatttttctgcttaaaaactgtgttgttgtattcaattttttcttcatcaaaattgagtttaggattctattttaacaattttacaaaacatagggttcaaaaaataatttatcaaaatataaggtctaaaaaagtataaacccataAATTTAAGAGTACTTTTTAAGTGAGTTACATCAACATGAGCTGCATATTCTAAGTTTGTTGTATAGTTTTGATAAATGCAATGGATCTTAAGACCAAATACATTAAAAAGAgactttaaaaaaaatagtgtATTAGTCATTGAATTGACCACCAAATTAGCTCTAGTTCGTCTACAAATTAAAGACCAAAATATTAATCAAGAGAGTGGCTTCAATGGTTGCGGCCGTTAGTGCTTCAAATGAGGAAGCCATTGAATCTTTCACTAACAttacttattaatattatattacatTATAATTAATCACTGTTTTGGGGTCCCTAAGCCTCCGTTATTCCATTGGCCAATTATTAAGGTTGAACACGTTTTGATTGATTTGTTAAAACATAGGTCACGAGGGGAGGCTGCGCCTTATATTTTATTAGTTATAACTAATTAACACTCCTTCTAGAATACATTAACACTATTCATAATAAGGTATATTAATAATACACTATTACTAGGTATATAATCAATGCCACGTCATCATCACATCATGTAGTCTTATTCATCCTTAATTAAAAGTGCAAGTATACACACTACAAATATATGCCTACATATATGGAATAATATCTTTAACTTTAATTATCatgaaattatatataaatatgttattattattattattagcagTAGTAGTGATCAGCTGGTTTCATCCTCACCTCTTGATCTCTCTATTTATTATTATTCAATTACGTACAAGGAAGTCGAATCTGAATTCCAcaagaaagctaattaaattaatatactaaaaaaacaataaacCCCAATTGAGATGAACAAATTATGGCCAATATTTTTGGCTGAAAAATACcctaagaaaaaaagaaagaagttaAAAGTGTATGTTCTTGAATTCTCTCTGTCTATcagctatataaatatatatatatatatattttaaaacatcTGTGTCATGGAATCTCAAATGCGTCACGTAAGAAAATTcttgtgattttgtgtttgttacTATTATTGGACATAATAACTTAAATTCATAGCAAAGCAGTCTCCAAAAACTGTAGATCCTCCTCGCTCCACCAATTCTCTAATGAGTCCCCACCACTTAGCCAAGTGTCGCTTTGTGCATTTCCTTGGATATCCGACCCGTACTGGAGCGAACCACCCGACCCGATTTCCATGGGTTGGCCACAGTCGGTCAGGTCCGAAACCGTGGAGTGTTGGGCCTCTGACGTGTCTGATGAAGAGCCAGACACATCGGGCATGGGTTTTGGGTTAGCTGAGCTGGACCCCCACGTGGAGACTCCGGTGGATATGGGCTGGACAGCAGAAGAGGAGTCGGGTCGACCCGACTGGATCCGTTCAACTAAGCGAGGTATCCAAACATAACGCATGGCGTCTTGGAATTGCTTGCTGTTGACGTCACATTTGAGTTGCTTAGCTTGCTTTTGGACTCTGGTTCGCCAATAGTTCTTGATCTCATTGTCCGTTCTACCAGGAAGATATTGGGCTATCTTGGACCACCTtttcaaattaaaattaatttaatcaatatcGCATTTAGATATAATTAATCACTAgctgaaatataattatataatataggactagtatagtagtagtagtagtagttgtattaGTACCTGTTACCCCACCGAGAATGAAGTTCAAGAATAAGAAGCTGTTCTTGGAGGGTAATATTTCCTCTTCTAACACTTGGACGCAAGTAGTTTAACCATCTCAATCTACAGCTCTTGCCAGTTCTTTTAAGACCTGCAATATTGTTGATATAATTTCATTAGAGCTAGATAGAGGAGCAATTAATAAGAAAAAGGGTACTGATAAAAATCGAATTTTGATGTGTATACCCAGAAAGATTTCAACTTTTGATGTTGAATTATTAATAAAGGGTTGAAATTTATGGGCTCAGAGAATGattaaaaatgaaagaaaagtgatcatatatataattaatagggTACCTGCATGGCGGGCAAGGGAGTTCCAGCGACCTTCGCCATGGATGGAGACATAATTGAAAAGCTTGTTATCTTCCTCAACCGTCCATGGACCTTTCCTTAAATCCAATTGATGATCTTCTTCACTTGATAATTGATGATGAGTACTAGTAATTACAGATCCATATAATTGATCTCCCATGGGACCATCCATTTTTGATGATGTGCTTATAATATGTATAGAATATCTATTTGGTTTGGGTGTCCAAGCTCAaccaaaagagagagagagagagagagagagaaagagagtttgGATTAGTATGGAGATTATAGAGATTATTTATTTGGGGTTTGTTTGATTTGGATTTGGATTGTGTTAGATGATGGGAAAAGGAGTATATATAGAGAAGCGTAAAGATATGGGGATTGGACTGAAAAACAAAAATCAATCTAGTAAGAAGAAAAAGTGACGCacatattatatgatgatgaatgTGATTGAACGCGGAACAATatcaatgagaagaagaagataatggttaaaaattaaataatagcGAAAATTCTACCTTTgatcatattatatataataaactGTTTATTATTAACATTTTTGTTCCTTGCTTTGACCTGTTGACTTTGGGTCTACCGCTCTCTCTCGGCTCTCGCACGCGTACGTTTTCAACACTCTTCTAGACTTAgctgctatactttctaagtctaacacacttgtacgttttttctttttcttttttaataaatTGTAAACAATTAATTGTACGTTTTTCACTCGATCGTAAtttgaagatagagatctctaTGTATATCCAAGTGGGTcttaatcttatttattattattatcgaaCATGCAATATTATCTACACTAACACCAACTAGTATATTTTTTATTCTTCAAGGCCGTGTAGTCCTATTATGTTTTGCATTGCACCATGTGAATATGATGTGTTTGAGTGAAAAGTACTATTATTCATAATTAGTTTTTCGTGGGAGTTAATAAAATAATATGTGACCGACCACAATAATACTAATTACCATcttgtgttatatatatatatatttatatatgatattTGGCATTGGCCCATAGTATAACTACAGTGATGGTGTCGTGTTGACTATGCATAATTAATTCTCTAAATCTAGTCaataaaaaactaaatttttttctcccaaaaaaaGACATCGaaacaaaaaaaaagttttttttaatagTTTGGTAGTTCTTACTGGGGTTAATGGTTTTGGATTTCTCTTACTTTtgattttatttaagatttaaatactACGTTGGTGTATTGTTGCCAAAACTATCGACACGTAAAGTCCTATTAAAAGTCACAAGAATTCAACATGTGGGTTAGGTTGAGTGAGTGAAAATTGAAACAATTAATATTTGATTATCAATTAATAAGTTTTGTAGGGGattttgacatatatatatagatatgatAATAAATAGAGTCAGCGAACACATGGatatatatttatctatttataGGCATCGACCATGCATAAAATTCAACGAATAACCCGGAACGAATCACCAAAAATGATTGAGAGGTGTGTTTGGTTATATAACTGAAAAAAGTGGTCAAATAATCGACTTGTTGTGTTGAGTTAGTTGTTTAATTGTCTTTCATCAGTAGCTACTTAGCTGAAATATCTTGCCTAATTCATGTGTTACATTACTTGTATACAATATATATTAGTTATTGTTGAGCAGTTTTGACTTTCGAACCATCAAAATCAGTTATAAAAGCATGTATATAATTCTGGTTTCAAAACGTTTTCTTGCATAAATATTCAATATTTTCAGCATTAAATTTCATATACATGTGAAACAAATAAACTTTTAATAAGTGAATAGACGATCATCACTGTCTATGCATATTATTATATACGTACACCTACCCCTAGTTATTATGTTACATTGGATTAGAACTAGTTATCAATTAATTAGTACTGATGAATATGATGATCTAATCCATGATGAAGCAAGGCTTTATTGATTTACTATACTAAGTTAATTTCATGCATTTCTTTCCCTAAAAGTACATATATATAGCCGATTTAGTTGTTCATTAAGAAAAATAGTCTATCCATATTTTGTCcgaaaattatatttaaaatttattacacTATATAAAAGTAATTTACCATGACCGATCGATAAAATTAAAAGAATTATAAATaatgacaattaaaaaaaaacatattgtaATTACCTATGTTATTCCTCTTTTCATCAATCTTAATCTTAAGAAAAAGTGTAGTCAAAGAAAATTCCTACGTATTTATTTAGGAATTCATATAAATATTCCAGTCTAGATCAGTCTAGATTGGGACAAATTCTCTCTACTTTAATTAGGAGTAATTTCTCTTAACTTAGTTTCTTGCTTCCCAAGCACTACTagcaatataaataattaaacttgGTCCTTATCTGATCTCTATCGAAGAAGAGACTATAAATTACTATATATAATATAGTTGCGGGTCATATCCAATAAgccatattaatttaaaaaacacAAGCTTTTCATTAGTGTACACATTAATAAGTATtgttaactaattttttttatgtgttcttaaTTATCCATTGATAACAATTCATGTGCATACCACAGGATCGATGTAGTAAAATTATTCTAATACAATTaaaacaaagagagaaaaggaaaaGTAGAGATCGATATCCTAGTCAAAAAAGTAAAAGAATGAATTAACTAGTAGCTTGGTCCCGACATATCTCTTATATTTAAAAAGTGTGTaaataaagaaattttttttgttttaacatatttttattttttttctgttaattttaatggaatatttttatatttaacagaatattattatatttacggtagattgtaaacatggcTTAAGAttagataaaattaaataaataaattaattaattaaaataagacatttttgatatattttacaatgataatgatttaattaaaaataataaaaccatacattttataacttaaataaaattgaattgaatttaaacttcacgtattagaataatatcatattaaacatataatataatataatctactatcaactagtaataaacttaaatttaaaatccacgtataatattaatattatattaaacatataatatataatctcttgttgtcactgtcaaattcaaaaattagaacaaacataaacttaaataaaaattaattaattaattaaaataggatatttttaatatattttatgataatttaaataattaaatcatatttatttaaaaataataaaagcatatatatcattttttttaccatataaatttgtgtgatagtttgttttttatcaagtgattgaaactcTTTTCTTGATCAAATTCACCAAAAAGGCATTGCGAGATAcgttagaaactaaaaatagttaatgCATGTATATTACTATCTACACTgtgattttttctattcttattttatttctattattaatttctttttaaatattagtgta
The genomic region above belongs to Humulus lupulus chromosome 1, drHumLupu1.1, whole genome shotgun sequence and contains:
- the LOC133790423 gene encoding transcription factor MYB78-like codes for the protein MDGPMGDQLYGSVITSTHHQLSSEEDHQLDLRKGPWTVEEDNKLFNYVSIHGEGRWNSLARHAGLKRTGKSCRLRWLNYLRPSVRRGNITLQEQLLILELHSRWGNRWSKIAQYLPGRTDNEIKNYWRTRVQKQAKQLKCDVNSKQFQDAMRYVWIPRLVERIQSGRPDSSSAVQPISTGVSTWGSSSANPKPMPDVSGSSSDTSEAQHSTVSDLTDCGQPMEIGSGGSLQYGSDIQGNAQSDTWLSGGDSLENWWSEEDLQFLETALL